A stretch of Haemorhous mexicanus isolate bHaeMex1 chromosome 32, bHaeMex1.pri, whole genome shotgun sequence DNA encodes these proteins:
- the LOC132340455 gene encoding uncharacterized protein LOC132340455, which translates to MNQMLLGEKLPVVGNAMEQEISRLRPSRPCYLRLAYTPLSQEGVRRSSWSSELVEKPHDREKPHKCLECVKSFSYSSALMEHQNIHAGEWECGKSFKPVANRSPAVARANESARRCRARPAPDWCSQRSAAASGLRPLPGAGRGARGGNRGRTGGTGGAGSAPGCGRGALGDEIEECHLLNGTEKVRFVERFIYNREQFLILDSDVGVYVGFIAYGEMNAKRSNRHPVHMEYYRALVDTQCWRNYELYAPFTTVERRGERGAERVPSDPALQMTLELLKFPVSLESGNRLRGRSPPCAHHWDILSHPVTPPWLLQPIPVHPDHSQCSAARPSRSSVEITNASQPITARPSDDPSVARMIRRSECPELDSASRRRARHCQFHPSPFPDPSQCHRSPSNSLPDPPSLFPVHSPTSTLSPSAKCPSHLSQCHSSPSQFIPRPSQSFPVPTSPSKSIPSLFPVHDKTSTVSPSTPHPLPPLSVPLNSLPVHSLSLSTPLKPSPLPVLPS; encoded by the exons atGAACCAGATGCTGTTAGGAGAAAAACTGCCTGTGGTGGGAAATGCCATGGAGCAAG agatctctcgtctccgtCCGTCCCGACCATGCTACCTCCGTCTCGCCTACACCCCCCTGAGCCAGGAAGGTGTCCGGAgatccagctggagctcagagctggtggagaagcctCATGACAGGGAGAAGCCGcacaagtgcttggaatgtgTGAAGAGTTTCAGCTACAGCTCCGCCCTGATGGAACACCAGAACATCCACGCTGGGgagtgggaatgtgggaagagcttca AGCCCGTGGCCAATCGCTCCCCAGCAGTGGCGAGAGCCAATGAGAgcgcgcggcgctgccgagcccgccccgctccggacTGGTGCTCCCAGCGCAGCGCGGCTGCTTCGGGGCTGCGGCCCCTGCCCGGCGCTGGCCGTGGGGCGAGGGGCGGCAACCGGGGCcggactggtggcactggtggtgctgggagcgCCCCCGGCTGCGGGCGCGGAGCTCTCGG GGATGAGATTGAAGAGTGTCACTTGTTGAACGGCACGGAGAAGGTGAGGTTCGTGGAGAGGTTCATCTACAACCGGGAGCAGTTCCTGATATTGGACAGCGACGTCGGGGTGTACGTGGGGTTCATCGCCTATGGGGAGATGAATGCCAAGCGCTCTAACAGGCACCCGGTTCACATGGAGTACTACCGGGCTTTGGTGGACACGCAGTGCTGGCGAAACTACGAGCTTTATGCCCCGTTCACAACGGTGGAGCGCCGAGGGGAGCGCGGGGCAGAGCGCGTCCCCTCGGACCCTGCCCTGCAAATGACCCTggagctcctgaaattcccagtATCTCTCGAGTCTGGGAATCGCCTCAGAGGCCGCAGCCCTCCTTGTGCCCATCACTGGGACATCCTCTCCCACCCAGTGACCCCCCcgtggctcctccagcccatcccagtccatcccgaTCACTCCCAGTGCTCCGCGGCGCGTCCATCTCGGTCGAGCGTGGAGATAACTAACGCCTCTCAGCCAATCACAGCTCGTCCCTCCGATGACCCATCTGTTGCTAGGATGATCCGCAGATCCGAGTGCCCCGAGCTGGACTCGGCCTCGCGGCGCCGCGCACGTCATtgccagttccatcccagtccattcccagatccctcccagtgccaccgcAGTCCCTCCAACTCCCTCCCAGACCCTCCCAGTCTATTCCCAGTCCACTCTCCGACTTCCACGCTCTCTCCCAGTGCCAAGTGCCCCTCCCACCTTTCTCAGTGCcactccagtccctcccagttcattcccagaccatcccagtccttcccagttcCAACCAGCCCCTCCAAGTCTATTCCCAGTCTATTCCCAGTTCACGACAAGACTTCCACCGTCTCTCCCAGTACcccccatcctctcccacctctctcGGTGCCACTcaactccctcccagtccattccctgtccctctccaccCCACTAAagccctcccctctcccagtgctccccagctga
- the LOC132340514 gene encoding uncharacterized protein LOC132340514, with translation MEPRELSLALLQPQVTVVAILGELLATLPGRDEMMLLVSTRCLYRDLEKFTKELRATLYRIDYTWRRCNVTSDDDDDPGTSLSEALAAYEYTPWTAWDNVTRASSKWQGAVDVLVTSWVQLAWAATRLCNICRRAADMATTATARARELQDEAARDGTALENMVELGQALGGEEGAEVVARHEAQVRIDARVTASEARRATMVKQWVDVALGLLEHLVAACDEATAFPRELQRRVGDIEATLKGTNEVSPDVPNDLVNKVAVAEDLWEANARLVMHHLLGPLDDIMKFYFTGAPTSPSACEVAERCQRAIEDIPRFLLFPECPQTIPAESPLSPALLHPQATVVAILGELLATLPSRDEMMLLMSARCLYRGLKDFTWELWDTLYCSGDTWWHCSVTSYDDDSTTSDDDDDPVTSLSEALAAYEYTPWTTWDNVTRAASEWQGAVNVLVNRWAELAKKATEHHNTCREMVTTARARELQAEAARFETAQENTVELGQALGGEEGAEVVAGYKAQVRRDASLAASEATRATMVKQWVDVALGLLERLVAACDEATTFPRELQHRIGDIEATLKGANEASPDVPEDLEAKVAVAERLWEANTSLAKDHLLGTVDDIMKFYFDGAPASPSACEVAERCQRAIEDIPRLLRTPECPQSIPAGSPESMELQERSFSPLLEALVSVVVTLGKVAATVTGPHRGVRRCVPPKSLHAALRNFTWSLRKTLDHPGVTSLGDPAVTSLGQALATLRATPGATWADVRATASAWRELVAAHEQRWDQLKEEATKLRDACEDVAPARAGDLQDEATHRGTAGDSLVATAQQLMVALDREEEASVGPTRDAQVSVATNEAVGEAVVATKRARVAIRRRHWAEVALGPLQRLVAACDRATEFISYTECQLRDIEAARRGQRKRPLMSPRPWWPKWPRLSSCGRPAPACSSITCWGHLGTSTASS, from the exons ATGGAGCCCCGCGAG ctgtccctggccctgctgcagccacaggtcacCGTGGTGGCCATCCTGGGTgagctgctggccaccctgcccGGTCGGGACGAGATGATGCTGCTCGTGTCCACAAGGTGCCTGTACAGGGATCTGGAGAAATTCACCAAGGAGCTCCGAGCCACCCTGTACCGCATTGATTACACCTGGAGGCGCTGCAATGTCACCtccgatgatgatgatgacccTGGTACCTCCCTGAGTGAGGCCCTGGCTGCCTACGAGTACACCCCATGGACCGCCTGGGATAATGTGACAAGGGCTAGCAGCAAGTGGCAGGGGGCTGTGGATGTGCTTGTGACCAGCTGGGTCCAGCTGGCCTGGGCAGCCACCAGGCTCTGCAACATCTGCAGGAGGGCGGCCGACATGGCCACCACTGCCactgcccgggccagggagctgcaggacgaGGCTGCCCGTGATGGGACAGCTCTGGAAAACATGgtggagctgggtcaggccctgggtggggaggagggggccgAGGTGGTGGCCAGGCATGAAGCCCAGGTGAGGATTGATGCCAGGGTGACTGCCAGCGAGGCAAGAAGGGCCACCATGGTGAAACAGTGGGTGGatgtggccctggggctgctggagcacttggTGGCCGCGTGTGACGAAGCCACCGCGttcccccgggagctgcagcgcagggttggggacattgaggcCACCCTGAAGGGGACAAATGAGGTGTCTCCTGATGTCCCCAACGACTTGGTGAACAAGGTGGCCGTGGCCGAGGACCTGTGGGAGGCCAACGCCCGGCTGGTCATGCATCACCTGCTGGGGCCACTTGACGACATCATGAAGTTCTATTTCACTGGTGCTCCCAccagccccagtgcctgtgAGGTGGCCGAGCGGTGCCAAAGAGCCATTGAGGACATCCCAAGATTCCTTCTATTTCCAGAGTGTCCCCAGACCATCCCCGCCGAGTCTCCA ctgtccccagcactgctgcacccCCAGGCCACTGTGGTGGCCATCCTGGGCgagctgctggccaccctgcccagtcgggaCGAGATGATGCTGCTCATGTCCGCAAGGTGCCTGTACAGGGGCCTGAAAGACTTcacctgggagctctgggacacCCTGTACTGCAGTGGTGACACCTGGTGGcactgcagtgtcacctccTATGATGATGACTCTACCACctctgatgatgatgatgaccctgtcacctccctgagtGAGGCCCTGGCTGCCTATGAGTACACCCCATGGACCACCTGGGACAATGTGACAAGGGCGGCCAGCGAGTGGCAGGGGGCTGTGAATGTGCTTGTGAACAGGTGGGCTGAGCTGGCCAAGAAAGCCACCGAGCACCACAACACCTGCAGGGAGATGGTCACCactgcccgggccagggagctgcaggccgAGGCTGCCCGTTTTGagacagctcaggaaaacacagTGGAACTGGGTCAGGccctgggtggggaggagggggctgaggTGGTGGCTGGATACAAAGCCCAGGTGAGGAGAGATGCCAGCTTGGCTGCCAGCGAGGCAACCAGGGCCACCATGGTGAAACAGTGGGTGGatgtggccctggggctgctggagcgcttGGTGGCCGCGTGTGACGAAGCCACCACGttcccccgggagctgcagcacaggattggggacattgaggccACCCTGAAGGGGGCAAATGAGGCAtcccctgatgtccctgagGACCTGGAGGCCAAGGTGGCCGTGGCTGAGCGGTTGTGGGAGGCCAACACCTCCCTGGCCAAGGATCACCTGCTTGGGACAGTTGACGACATCATGAAGTTCTATTTCGATGGTGCTCCCGccagccccagtgcctgtgAGGTGGCCGAGCGGTGCCAAAGagccatcgaggacatcccaaggctccTTCGAACCccggagtgtccccagagcatccctgctgggTCCCCAGAGAGCATGGAGCTCCAAGAG CGATCCTTTTCCCCACTGCTGGAGGCTCTGGTGTCCGTGGTGGTCACCCTGGGCAAGGTGGCGGCCACCGTGACCGGGCCACACCGGGGCGTGCGGCGCTGTGTGCCCCCAAAGTCCCTGCACGCGGCCCTGAGGAACTTCACCTGGAGCCTCCGTAAGACCCTGGACCAccccggtgtcacctccctgggcgaccctgctgtcacctccctgggccaggccctggccaCCCTCAGGGCCACCCCTGGGGCCACCTGGGCCGATGTGAGAGCCACAGCCAGCGCCTGGCGGGAGTTGGTGGCCGCGCATGAGCAGAGATGGGACCAGCTGaaagaggaggccaccaagctCCGTGATGCCTGCGAGGATGTGGCCCCTGCCCGGGCAGGGGACCTGCAGGACGAGGCCACCCAcagagggacagctggggacagcctggtggccacagcccagcagctgatgGTGGCCCtggacagggaggaggaggcCTCGGTGGGGCCCACACGCGATGCCCAGGTGTCAGTGGCCACCAACGAGGCCGTGGGAGAAGCTGTGGTGGCCACCAAGCGGGCAAGGGTGGCCATCAGGAGGAGACATTGGgcagaggtggccctggggccactgcagcgCTTGGTGGCCGCGTGTGACAGAGCCACTGAGTTTATCAGTTACACAGAGTGCCAGCTCAGGGACATCGAGGCTGCCCGGAGGGGACAAAGGAAGcgtcccctgatgtccccgaggccttggtggccaaagtggccaaggctgagcagctgtgggaggccagCGCCCGCCTGTTCAAGCatcacctgctggggacacttggggacatccaCAGCCTCCTCTTGA
- the LOC132340454 gene encoding serine/threonine-protein kinase PAK 1-like — protein MAEGEMAAVSRECLQGLDFLHSNRVMHRDLKSSNILLGMDGSVRLADFGLCAQLSPEQDRRSSMVGTAHWMAPEVVTRSPYGPKVDIWAFGIVTIEMVEGEPPYFRETGAMARALIRQNGTPQLQEPRRLSALLRDFLECSLEPDEEQRWAAQELLQAPFEASWAWCPTASRDIFNRSGGSEPWPT, from the exons ATGGCTGaaggagagatggcagctgtcAGTCGGGAG tgtctgcagggcctggatttcCTCCATTCCAACCGGGTGATGCACAGGGATCTGAAGAGCTCCAAcatcctcctgggaatggacggctctgtcaggctgg ctgattttggcctctgcgctcagctcagccctgagcaggaccgGCGCAGCTCCATGGTGGGCACTGCTCACTGGATGGCCCCAGAAGTTGTGACCAGATCTCCTTATGGCCCCAAGGTGGACATCTGGGCCTTTGGAATTGTGACCATCgagatggtggaaggagaaCCTCCTTACTTCAGGGAAACGGGGGCCATG gctcgCGCTCTGATCCGGCAGAACGGGACcccgcagctgcaggagccccggcGCCTGTCGGCTCTGCTGCGGGACTTCCTCGAGTGCAGTCTGGAGCCGGACGAGGAGCAGCGCTgggctgcacaggagctgctgcag GCTCCTTTCGAGgccagctgggcctggtgccccacagcgagcagggacatcttcaacaggTCAGGGGGCTCCGAGCCCTGGCCGACCTGA